In Rhodanobacter humi, the following are encoded in one genomic region:
- the xseA gene encoding exodeoxyribonuclease VII large subunit — MHAPDDHAAPPRHILTPSTLNRLVRGLLEDALPLVWIEGELSNVARPASGHLYFTLKDSGAQVRCAMFRPKNAALRFKPVDGMQVLLRARVGLYEPRGEFQLVAESMEPAGEGALQRAFEQLKAKLDAEGLFDPARKRPLPRYARRIGVITSATGAAVRDVLSVLSRRWPLAEVEVLPVPVQGREAPPAIVAMLDKASRAALHDVLLVTRGGGSLEDLWAFNDEAVARAIHACVIPVVSAVGHEVDFSIADFVADLRAPTPSAAAELLVPDAQTTLRHLRQLQQRLATLEQRRLQALGQRVDHQLARLQAQRPQARLARDRERLAHLQHRLLTVLRERRQGEHARLDRLHARLLAHHPRQRLALQQQRLATQSQRLRQAITRTLERERQTLQQAARTLHAVSPLATLERGYAILFDNEGKVLRSVQGVEPGSELRARLADGELALHVDKREPSKPSG, encoded by the coding sequence ATGCACGCGCCCGACGACCACGCCGCCCCACCCCGCCACATCCTCACCCCCAGCACGCTGAACCGGCTGGTGCGCGGCCTGCTGGAAGATGCGCTGCCGCTGGTGTGGATCGAAGGCGAGTTGTCGAACGTCGCGCGCCCCGCCTCGGGGCATCTGTATTTCACGCTGAAGGACAGCGGCGCCCAGGTGCGCTGCGCGATGTTCCGCCCGAAGAACGCGGCGCTGCGCTTCAAGCCCGTCGACGGCATGCAAGTGCTGCTGCGTGCACGCGTGGGACTGTACGAACCGCGCGGCGAATTCCAGCTGGTGGCCGAATCCATGGAACCGGCCGGCGAAGGTGCGCTGCAGCGCGCCTTCGAGCAGCTGAAGGCCAAGCTCGACGCCGAAGGCCTGTTCGACCCCGCACGCAAGCGCCCCCTGCCCCGGTATGCGCGACGCATCGGCGTGATCACCTCGGCCACCGGTGCGGCGGTCCGCGACGTGCTGAGCGTGTTGTCGCGCCGCTGGCCGCTGGCCGAAGTCGAAGTGCTGCCGGTGCCGGTGCAGGGTCGCGAGGCGCCACCCGCCATCGTGGCGATGCTCGACAAGGCCTCGCGCGCCGCGCTCCACGACGTGTTGCTCGTCACCCGCGGCGGCGGCTCACTGGAAGACCTGTGGGCCTTCAACGACGAGGCCGTGGCGCGCGCCATCCACGCCTGCGTGATCCCGGTGGTGAGCGCGGTAGGCCACGAGGTGGACTTCAGCATCGCCGACTTCGTGGCCGACCTGCGCGCGCCCACGCCCTCGGCTGCCGCCGAACTGCTGGTGCCCGATGCGCAGACCACGCTGCGCCACCTGCGCCAGCTGCAGCAACGCCTCGCCACGCTGGAGCAACGCCGGCTGCAGGCGCTGGGCCAGCGCGTCGATCACCAACTCGCACGCCTGCAGGCACAACGACCGCAGGCGCGGCTGGCGCGCGACCGCGAACGCCTCGCCCACCTGCAACACCGCCTGCTCACCGTGCTGCGCGAACGCCGGCAAGGTGAACACGCCCGACTGGATCGCCTGCATGCACGCCTGCTGGCACACCATCCCCGGCAGCGCCTGGCACTGCAGCAGCAGCGACTTGCCACCCAGTCGCAACGCCTGCGCCAGGCCATCACGCGCACGCTGGAACGCGAACGCCAGACACTGCAACAAGCCGCCCGCACCCTGCATGCGGTGAGCCCGCTGGCCACGCTGGAACGTGGCTACGCGATCCTGTTCGATAACGAGGGCAAGGTGCTGCGTTCGGTGCAAGGCGTCGAGCCTGGCAGCGAACTGCGGGCGCGGCTGGCGGATGGGGAGTTGGCGTTACATGTAGATAAGCGCGAGCCTTCAAAGCCAAGCGGATAA
- a CDS encoding protein NO VEIN domain-containing protein, with amino-acid sequence MANHEQRPILVCNIGWMARYEGLVAQPDKIVGGGQYVIDEGRGHECCNFLSTQDGTVFGHFETIKKEKDRRVSLDRLGAPANAAKIEHVDVVWVATHPQERGRRVIGYYLDATVFRNRQHHAKSPTAQHRADDIKSYMVTAQSANAVLLPLGERNIRLSKGPGWIGQASWWFPETSQHADVPTFLKQVRELLEGVGRNAAKRNSAGKWGGQTDPESNSRVEEAAVAFVKAHFNDFAVKSVEKENCGWDLEVYANESTPRKSKPELVLEVKGLSSVHFQVGMTPNEFDALRRHMAGGLPHYRLCVVTDALSNNPTLRVLRYAGVEAGWADDRARTAVSLDIHEKTAAIICLNE; translated from the coding sequence ATGGCAAACCATGAACAGAGGCCGATCCTGGTCTGCAACATTGGCTGGATGGCGCGATACGAAGGCCTCGTAGCCCAACCCGACAAGATCGTTGGTGGAGGGCAGTACGTCATTGACGAGGGACGAGGGCATGAATGCTGCAACTTCCTATCCACCCAAGACGGTACCGTTTTTGGTCATTTCGAGACGATCAAAAAAGAAAAGGATCGGCGGGTTAGTCTGGATCGGCTTGGCGCCCCCGCAAACGCAGCAAAGATCGAGCACGTCGATGTTGTCTGGGTCGCGACACATCCCCAGGAACGTGGCCGTCGCGTCATCGGGTACTACTTGGATGCCACGGTCTTTCGGAATCGCCAGCATCACGCCAAGAGCCCGACTGCGCAGCATCGCGCAGACGATATCAAGAGCTATATGGTGACTGCACAAAGTGCCAACGCTGTCCTGCTTCCTTTGGGCGAACGCAATATCCGGTTAAGCAAGGGGCCTGGCTGGATTGGTCAGGCCAGTTGGTGGTTCCCTGAAACAAGTCAGCACGCCGACGTTCCTACATTCCTGAAGCAGGTTCGAGAACTACTTGAAGGCGTCGGGCGAAACGCCGCAAAAAGGAACAGTGCCGGGAAGTGGGGAGGCCAAACTGATCCCGAAAGCAATTCACGTGTCGAGGAAGCCGCTGTTGCTTTCGTCAAGGCGCATTTCAATGACTTTGCGGTCAAGAGTGTCGAGAAGGAAAACTGCGGCTGGGATCTGGAGGTGTACGCCAACGAAAGCACGCCCCGAAAAAGCAAGCCTGAACTCGTCCTTGAAGTCAAAGGCTTGTCTTCAGTGCACTTTCAGGTGGGTATGACGCCGAACGAATTTGACGCACTCAGAAGGCACATGGCCGGAGGTTTGCCTCATTACCGGTTGTGCGTCGTCACAGATGCACTCTCGAATAACCCCACATTGCGTGTCCTTCGCTACGCAGGCGTAGAGGCGGGTTGGGCCGATGATCGGGCTCGGACCGCGGTCTCGTTGGACATCCACGAAAAAACTGCCGCGATCATTTGTTTGAATGAATAA
- a CDS encoding CopG family transcriptional regulator, protein MATTTIRLPNALKSRVTTAAKQMGTTPHGFILEAIAEKAELAERRAGFDAGAEQRYDHIVATGKTISWNTMRAYLEGKAAGKVVRRPTPRRLSK, encoded by the coding sequence ATGGCCACCACAACCATTCGCCTACCCAATGCCCTGAAGTCTCGCGTTACCACCGCAGCGAAACAGATGGGTACGACGCCGCATGGCTTCATTCTTGAGGCCATTGCCGAAAAGGCCGAGCTTGCCGAGCGCCGCGCCGGCTTCGACGCCGGAGCAGAACAGCGCTACGACCACATTGTCGCCACCGGCAAGACGATTTCATGGAACACGATGCGTGCCTATCTCGAAGGCAAAGCCGCCGGCAAGGTTGTGCGCCGCCCTACCCCACGCAGGCTCTCGAAGTAG
- a CDS encoding acetolactate synthase large subunit gives MKAASLFVKALEAEGVRCIFGVPGEENLDLVEALRESSIKLIVTRHEQAAGFMAATWGRLTGDAGVALSTLGPGATNLVTAAAYAQLGAMPMLMITGQKPIRLHKQGLFQLVDVVDMMQPLTKYTRQLVSAATIPARIREAFRRAEEERPGAAHLELPEDVARDEVDDAILLPTEYARRPSPDDAALVQAGEAISQARHPILMIGAAANRQRTAVALRAFIDKLGIPFFTTQMGKGVVDEDHPLWLGNAALSDGDFVHRAIDAADVIVNAGHDVVEKPPFFMHKGRRTVIHINFATAEVDAVYFPQIEVVGDIAHTIERLTDALQKQPHWDFGYFDKVRKAFHAQLQEHADDPRFPMHPVRIVADTRACMPDDGVLCLDNGMYKLWYARYYRARQPNTILLDNALATMGAGLPSAMAAKLVHPHRKVLAICGDGGFMMNAQELETAVRLKLDLVILLLRDDAYGMIRWKQADMGFADYGMQFGNPDFVMFAEAHGAHGHRPDSAEAFLPTLRAAFDAGGVHLIDLAIDYSDNHRILDEQIRQLSAAV, from the coding sequence ATGAAAGCTGCATCGTTGTTCGTGAAGGCGCTGGAAGCCGAAGGCGTGCGCTGCATCTTCGGCGTGCCGGGCGAGGAGAATCTCGATCTGGTGGAGGCGCTGCGCGAATCGTCGATCAAGCTGATCGTCACCCGCCACGAGCAGGCTGCCGGCTTCATGGCAGCCACCTGGGGCCGGCTCACCGGCGACGCCGGCGTGGCCTTGTCCACGCTGGGGCCGGGTGCGACGAACCTGGTCACCGCGGCGGCCTATGCGCAACTCGGCGCGATGCCGATGCTGATGATCACCGGACAGAAACCCATCCGCCTGCACAAGCAGGGCCTGTTCCAGCTGGTGGATGTGGTGGACATGATGCAGCCGCTGACCAAGTACACGCGCCAGCTGGTATCCGCCGCGACGATCCCGGCTCGGATACGCGAGGCGTTCCGCCGCGCCGAGGAGGAACGCCCCGGCGCGGCACACCTGGAACTGCCCGAGGACGTCGCACGCGACGAGGTGGACGACGCGATCCTGCTGCCCACCGAATACGCACGCCGCCCCTCGCCCGACGACGCCGCGCTGGTGCAGGCCGGCGAGGCGATCAGCCAGGCGAGGCATCCGATCCTGATGATAGGCGCGGCGGCGAACCGCCAGCGCACCGCGGTGGCGCTGCGCGCCTTCATCGACAAGCTGGGCATCCCGTTCTTCACCACGCAAATGGGCAAGGGCGTGGTGGACGAGGATCACCCACTGTGGCTGGGCAACGCCGCGCTGTCCGACGGCGATTTCGTGCACCGCGCGATCGACGCCGCCGACGTCATCGTCAACGCGGGCCACGACGTGGTGGAGAAGCCGCCGTTCTTCATGCACAAGGGACGGCGCACGGTGATCCACATCAACTTCGCCACGGCCGAGGTGGATGCGGTGTACTTCCCGCAGATCGAGGTGGTGGGCGACATCGCGCACACCATCGAGCGGCTCACCGATGCGCTGCAGAAACAGCCACACTGGGATTTCGGCTACTTCGACAAGGTGCGCAAGGCATTCCATGCGCAGCTGCAGGAACACGCCGACGACCCGCGCTTTCCGATGCATCCGGTGCGCATCGTCGCCGACACGCGTGCCTGCATGCCCGACGACGGCGTGCTGTGCCTGGACAACGGCATGTACAAGCTGTGGTACGCGCGCTACTACCGCGCCCGCCAGCCGAACACGATCCTGCTGGACAACGCGCTGGCGACCATGGGCGCCGGCCTGCCCTCGGCGATGGCGGCGAAGCTGGTGCATCCGCACCGCAAGGTGCTGGCGATCTGCGGCGACGGCGGCTTCATGATGAATGCGCAGGAGCTGGAGACCGCGGTACGGTTGAAGCTCGACCTGGTGATCCTGCTGCTGCGCGACGACGCCTACGGCATGATCCGCTGGAAGCAGGCGGACATGGGCTTCGCCGATTACGGCATGCAGTTCGGCAATCCCGACTTCGTCATGTTCGCCGAGGCGCATGGCGCGCACGGCCATCGGCCGGACAGCGCCGAAGCCTTCCTGCCCACGCTGCGCGCGGCATTCGACGCCGGCGGCGTGCACCTGATCGACCTGGCCATCGACTATTCCGACAACCACCGCATTCTCGACGAACAAATCCGCCAGCTGAGCGCGGCGGTCTGA
- a CDS encoding aldehyde dehydrogenase family protein: MLAKTYPYYLANQPQTAKTMLDVYDKYSGKLATRVAMPDAKVTEKAIAAAVKAAKPMREFKPWARQAVLQHCADRFSARRDELAEALCIEAGKPIKDAAGEVTRLIETFRIAAEEAVRINGETINLELAARLDGYHGYTKRVPIGPVSFITPFNFPLNLVAHKVAPAIAAGCPFVLKPSEKTPIGALIIGAVLAETDLPKGAFSILPLDGAHAAPLVEDPRFKLLSFTGGQIGWDLKARAGHKKVTLELGGNAACIVDADQGPKLDKVVERLIFGAFYQSGQSCIGVQRIYAHTDVYDALKRKLAAATKKLKAGDPKDKSVFLGPMIDEAAAERLHGWILEAKKAGGKILCGGKRHGNMLDATLMEYVPADAKANRMEAFGPFALLAPFKKFSEAVAMVNDSDYGLQAGIFTDSLEHAMRAWDELEQGGVVVNDIPSFRVDNMPYGGVKLSGLGREGVRYAIEDMSELRLMVMRR; encoded by the coding sequence ATGCTAGCCAAGACCTACCCCTACTACCTCGCCAACCAGCCGCAGACCGCGAAGACCATGCTGGACGTCTACGACAAGTACAGCGGCAAGCTGGCCACCCGCGTGGCCATGCCCGACGCGAAGGTCACCGAAAAGGCGATCGCCGCCGCGGTGAAGGCAGCCAAGCCGATGCGCGAATTCAAGCCGTGGGCGCGGCAGGCGGTGCTGCAGCACTGCGCGGACCGTTTCAGCGCGCGGCGCGACGAGCTGGCCGAGGCGCTGTGCATCGAGGCGGGCAAACCGATCAAGGATGCGGCGGGCGAAGTAACGCGGCTGATCGAGACCTTCCGCATCGCGGCCGAGGAGGCGGTACGCATCAACGGCGAGACGATCAACCTGGAACTGGCCGCGCGGCTGGATGGCTACCACGGTTACACCAAGCGCGTCCCGATCGGGCCGGTGTCCTTCATCACGCCGTTCAACTTCCCGTTGAACCTGGTGGCGCACAAGGTGGCGCCGGCGATCGCGGCGGGCTGCCCGTTCGTGCTGAAGCCGTCGGAGAAGACCCCGATTGGCGCACTGATCATCGGCGCGGTGCTGGCCGAGACCGACCTGCCGAAGGGCGCGTTCTCCATCCTGCCACTGGACGGCGCGCACGCCGCGCCGTTGGTGGAAGACCCACGCTTCAAGCTGCTCTCCTTCACCGGTGGCCAGATCGGCTGGGACCTCAAGGCCCGCGCGGGGCACAAGAAGGTGACGCTGGAGCTGGGCGGCAACGCGGCCTGCATCGTCGATGCCGACCAAGGGCCGAAGCTGGACAAGGTCGTCGAGCGGCTGATCTTCGGCGCGTTCTACCAGTCCGGCCAGAGCTGCATCGGCGTGCAGCGCATCTATGCCCACACCGACGTCTACGACGCATTGAAGCGCAAGCTCGCCGCGGCCACGAAGAAGCTCAAGGCCGGCGATCCCAAGGACAAGAGCGTGTTCCTCGGCCCGATGATCGACGAGGCCGCCGCCGAACGCCTGCATGGCTGGATTCTCGAAGCGAAGAAAGCCGGCGGCAAGATCCTTTGCGGCGGCAAGCGCCACGGCAACATGCTGGACGCCACGCTGATGGAATACGTGCCGGCCGACGCCAAGGCGAACCGCATGGAGGCCTTCGGCCCGTTCGCCCTGCTCGCCCCGTTCAAGAAGTTCAGCGAAGCCGTCGCAATGGTCAACGACTCCGACTACGGACTGCAGGCGGGCATCTTCACCGACAGTCTGGAGCACGCCATGCGCGCCTGGGACGAGCTGGAGCAAGGCGGCGTGGTGGTGAACGACATCCCCAGCTTCCGCGTGGACAACATGCCCTACGGTGGCGTGAAGCTCTCCGGCCTTGGCCGCGAGGGCGTGCGCTACGCGATCGAGGACATGAGCGAGCTGCGGCTGATGGTGATGCGGCGCTAG
- a CDS encoding YdcF family protein — protein MILLALIVLLACAGLAGHLGWRRLRLAGVALAVAAVFAIGCGPVPNLLLRGWQAPYAHRPALDWAPGNAIVLLTANANNPPAGVPEPGLAGYVRVAETMSLYNACRAAGRRCTVLVSGGDAYSTGEPLAQVYGKALVRLGLPAADMVFESRSRTTWQNAEFARAPLARIGAQRVWLVSSALHLRRAEFAFRHFGIAVTPVRADYVRNAWSLLPLAGNLSLTDHALHEYAGMALYRWYAWRHRAEASPEASAPPAH, from the coding sequence ATGATCCTGCTTGCGCTGATCGTCCTGCTGGCCTGCGCTGGGCTGGCCGGGCACCTGGGCTGGCGCCGGCTGCGGCTGGCCGGCGTGGCGCTGGCGGTGGCGGCCGTGTTCGCGATCGGCTGCGGCCCGGTGCCGAATCTGCTGCTGCGCGGCTGGCAGGCGCCGTATGCGCATCGCCCGGCGCTGGACTGGGCGCCCGGCAACGCGATCGTGCTGCTCACCGCCAACGCCAACAATCCGCCCGCCGGCGTGCCGGAGCCGGGCCTGGCCGGCTACGTGCGGGTGGCCGAGACGATGTCCTTGTACAACGCCTGCCGTGCCGCCGGCAGGCGGTGCACGGTGCTGGTCAGCGGCGGGGACGCTTACTCCACTGGTGAGCCGTTGGCGCAGGTCTACGGCAAGGCGCTGGTGCGGCTCGGTCTGCCGGCGGCCGACATGGTGTTCGAATCGCGCAGCCGCACCACCTGGCAGAACGCCGAGTTCGCGCGCGCGCCGCTGGCGCGCATCGGCGCGCAGCGGGTGTGGCTGGTCAGCTCGGCGCTGCACCTGCGGCGCGCGGAGTTCGCGTTTCGCCACTTCGGCATCGCGGTCACGCCGGTGCGGGCGGACTATGTGCGCAATGCGTGGTCCTTGTTGCCGCTGGCCGGCAACCTCAGCCTCACCGACCACGCGCTGCACGAGTACGCCGGCATGGCCTTGTACCGCTGGTATGCGTGGCGCCATCGCGCCGAAGCCTCGCCGGAAGCGTCCGCGCCTCCCGCCCACTGA
- a CDS encoding YdcF family protein: MSLDVLIVLVLLGLALRALKWRRTGGVALGLAVLLFLATGCGLLPAWLLGSLQGPYAQRPAIAWAPRNAIVLLGAGAQRAADGTAEPGEPAHSRINEVLALYRECKASGNDCKLEVSGGDARHIGESEAAVYAAALERMGVSAGDLLLEPRSMNTWQNAQFSAPLLHDYGAQRVLLVSSATHLRRASLYFAHFGIATTPVRSDWLKERMDWWPQSWNFAVTDLALHEYVGVLRYHVYNAMGWNAQETEPGAP; encoded by the coding sequence ATGTCGCTGGATGTGCTGATCGTGCTGGTGCTGCTGGGACTGGCCTTGCGTGCGTTGAAATGGCGGCGCACGGGCGGCGTGGCGCTGGGGCTGGCCGTGCTGCTGTTTCTGGCAACGGGTTGCGGCCTGTTGCCGGCGTGGCTGCTGGGCAGCCTGCAGGGGCCGTATGCACAGCGCCCTGCGATCGCCTGGGCGCCGCGCAACGCCATCGTGCTGTTGGGTGCCGGCGCACAGCGCGCTGCGGATGGCACGGCGGAGCCGGGCGAACCCGCGCACAGCCGCATCAACGAGGTGCTGGCGCTGTATCGCGAGTGCAAGGCCAGCGGCAACGATTGCAAGCTGGAGGTGAGCGGCGGCGATGCCCGACACATCGGCGAGTCGGAAGCCGCGGTATACGCTGCCGCGCTGGAACGCATGGGCGTATCGGCCGGCGACCTGTTGCTGGAACCGCGCAGCATGAACACTTGGCAGAACGCCCAGTTCAGCGCGCCGCTGTTGCACGACTACGGCGCGCAGCGCGTGCTGCTGGTGTCCTCGGCCACGCACCTGCGCCGCGCCAGCCTGTATTTCGCGCACTTCGGCATCGCGACCACACCGGTGCGCAGCGACTGGCTGAAAGAGCGCATGGACTGGTGGCCGCAGTCGTGGAATTTCGCGGTGACCGACCTGGCGCTGCACGAATACGTGGGCGTGCTGCGCTACCACGTCTACAACGCGATGGGCTGGAACGCGCAGGAGACGGAGCCGGGCGCGCCGTAA
- a CDS encoding IMPACT family protein: protein MNEPLHTLVAACRHEESIKKSRFLAQAAPVASPEQALAFVREVSAADATHNCWAYRIGQDYRFNDDGEPGGTAGRPILQAIEGQGFDRVAVVVTRWYGGIKLGAGGLVRAYGGTAAECLRTAERVAIVTMARLGFSCDFAELALFKARLRELGAEITREQFDADGVTLAFELPMQRVAEAEARIADLSRGRIAVRRMD, encoded by the coding sequence ATGAACGAACCGCTGCACACCCTCGTCGCCGCCTGTCGCCACGAGGAGTCCATCAAGAAAAGCCGCTTCCTGGCCCAAGCCGCACCGGTGGCCTCGCCGGAGCAGGCACTGGCCTTCGTGCGCGAAGTTTCCGCGGCGGACGCCACGCACAATTGCTGGGCGTACCGCATCGGGCAGGACTACCGCTTCAACGACGACGGCGAACCCGGCGGCACCGCGGGACGGCCGATCCTGCAGGCGATCGAAGGCCAGGGCTTCGATCGCGTCGCGGTAGTGGTGACGCGCTGGTACGGCGGCATCAAGCTCGGCGCCGGCGGCCTGGTCCGCGCCTACGGCGGCACCGCGGCGGAATGCCTGCGCACGGCCGAACGCGTGGCCATCGTGACAATGGCGCGGCTGGGCTTCAGCTGCGATTTCGCGGAGCTGGCCCTGTTCAAGGCGCGCTTGCGCGAACTGGGGGCCGAAATCACGCGCGAGCAGTTCGATGCCGATGGCGTGACGCTGGCATTCGAGTTGCCCATGCAGCGCGTCGCCGAAGCCGAGGCGCGCATCGCCGACCTCAGCCGCGGCCGCATCGCGGTTCGTCGCATGGATTGA
- a CDS encoding acyltransferase family protein produces MPRLPGLDLLRAIAIVWVMLFHSWMIGGLGVPWFQPVADYGWMGVDLFFVLSGYLIGQQLLAPLSRGEPLRFGAFYLRRAFRILPVFFVVLAVYVLLPGWREAPGMQPAWQFLTFALNLLIDYRHNQAFSHAWSLCVEEHFYLLFPLLAWWLARRASRALVVGAVALVVLAGLGLRAYAVLHGKDWLESIYYPTWTRLDGLLAGVLLATIQAYRPRWWAAAQRRANTLAVAGLLVVGASIWLFRDKTAFAASVFGFPLLATGLALLVAAAAGSTGWMGRWRIPGAGWIAGISYSLYLSHKLAMHSVHDALSNWSAVHGLIAFAVYALAIAVTGALLHYAIERPFLHLRTRLARGTSRRLAETQAASA; encoded by the coding sequence ATGCCACGCCTGCCCGGCCTCGACCTGCTGCGCGCCATCGCCATCGTCTGGGTGATGCTGTTCCACTCGTGGATGATCGGCGGTCTCGGCGTACCTTGGTTCCAGCCCGTCGCCGACTACGGCTGGATGGGCGTGGACCTGTTCTTCGTGCTCAGCGGTTACCTGATCGGCCAGCAGTTGCTGGCACCGCTGAGCCGCGGCGAGCCGCTGCGCTTCGGCGCGTTCTACCTGCGCCGCGCGTTCCGCATCCTGCCGGTGTTTTTCGTCGTGCTGGCGGTGTACGTGCTGCTCCCCGGTTGGCGCGAGGCGCCGGGCATGCAGCCGGCGTGGCAGTTCCTCACGTTCGCGCTGAACCTGCTGATCGACTACCGGCACAACCAGGCGTTCTCGCACGCATGGTCACTGTGCGTGGAGGAACACTTCTACCTGCTGTTTCCGCTGCTGGCGTGGTGGCTGGCGCGGCGTGCGTCGCGGGCACTGGTCGTCGGCGCCGTCGCGCTCGTGGTGCTGGCCGGTTTGGGGCTGCGCGCCTACGCCGTGCTGCACGGCAAGGACTGGCTGGAAAGCATCTACTACCCGACCTGGACGCGGCTGGACGGCTTGCTGGCTGGCGTGCTGCTGGCGACGATCCAGGCGTACCGTCCGCGCTGGTGGGCTGCCGCACAGCGGCGCGCGAACACGCTCGCCGTCGCTGGCCTGCTGGTGGTCGGCGCATCCATCTGGCTGTTCCGCGACAAGACCGCGTTCGCCGCCAGCGTGTTCGGCTTCCCGCTGCTCGCGACGGGACTGGCCCTGCTGGTGGCTGCCGCGGCCGGCAGCACCGGCTGGATGGGCCGCTGGCGCATCCCCGGCGCAGGCTGGATCGCCGGTATCTCGTACAGCCTCTACCTGAGCCACAAGCTGGCCATGCACTCAGTGCACGATGCATTGTCGAACTGGTCTGCGGTGCATGGACTCATCGCCTTCGCCGTGTACGCGTTGGCGATCGCCGTCACCGGCGCGCTGCTGCACTACGCCATCGAGCGACCGTTCCTGCACCTGCGCACGCGACTGGCCCGCGGCACCTCGCGCCGGCTCGCCGAAACGCAGGCGGCGTCGGCCTGA
- a CDS encoding ABC transporter transmembrane domain-containing protein, with protein MSDSATPRPTRRLGALRQLWPFLKPHWRLAVGWLLFLGISSTATLVLPMAARQIIEHGFEHTDPAAINATFLGLFAVALVLAVATAARYFCITLLGERALASLRSQLYAHVIRLDVGFFEKSRVGELNSRLGTDTEVVQALIGSGISVALRSVVMLLGASAMMIWTSPRLAGLTALVIPAVMLPILVFGRRVQKLSRASQDRLADAAAIANETLNAAPAVKAYAREDIESTRYAGAITRALASARSRIGMRAWLTAAVIVLFFGAITLVLWAGARDVLAGTLSAGVLGQFVLYAIFAAGSVAGLSEVWGDVMRAAGAMERIGELFAEHAEIASPAQPQALPRPVSGALSFEHVRFHYPTRPDAPALHDFNLDIRPGETVALVGPSGAGKSTVLALLLRFYDPQSGRITFDGVDLTALALPELRGAIALVPQETAIFAGSAADNIRFGRQDAGDDEVTEAARAAEAHDFIRALPEGYAAELGERGVRLSGGQRQRIAIARAILRDAPLLLLDEATSALDAQSEAAIQQALARLEQGRTTLVIAHRLATVQRADRIVVLDGGRIVAQGTHESLLAEGGLYAELARLQFVA; from the coding sequence ATGAGCGACTCCGCCACGCCCCGCCCCACCCGCCGTCTCGGCGCCTTGCGCCAGCTGTGGCCGTTCCTCAAGCCGCACTGGCGACTGGCCGTGGGCTGGCTGCTGTTCCTGGGCATCTCGTCCACCGCCACCCTGGTGCTGCCGATGGCGGCGCGGCAGATCATCGAGCACGGTTTCGAGCACACCGATCCCGCCGCGATCAACGCCACCTTCCTGGGCCTGTTCGCGGTGGCGCTGGTGCTGGCCGTCGCCACGGCGGCACGCTACTTCTGCATCACCTTGCTGGGCGAACGCGCGCTGGCCTCGCTGCGCAGCCAGCTCTACGCGCACGTGATCCGGCTGGACGTGGGCTTCTTCGAGAAGAGCCGCGTAGGCGAGCTGAACTCGCGCCTCGGCACCGACACCGAGGTGGTGCAGGCGCTGATCGGCTCGGGCATCTCGGTGGCGCTGCGCAGCGTGGTGATGCTGCTGGGCGCCAGCGCGATGATGATCTGGACCAGCCCGCGCCTCGCCGGCCTCACCGCGCTGGTGATCCCGGCCGTGATGCTGCCAATACTCGTGTTCGGCCGCCGCGTGCAAAAGCTGTCGCGCGCCAGCCAGGACCGCCTCGCCGACGCCGCGGCGATCGCCAACGAGACGCTCAACGCCGCACCCGCGGTGAAGGCCTATGCGCGCGAGGACATCGAGAGCACCCGCTATGCCGGTGCGATCACCCGTGCGCTGGCCTCGGCGCGCTCGCGCATCGGCATGCGCGCCTGGCTCACCGCCGCAGTGATCGTGCTGTTCTTCGGCGCGATCACCCTGGTGCTGTGGGCCGGCGCGCGCGACGTGCTGGCCGGCACGCTGAGCGCCGGCGTGCTGGGCCAGTTCGTGCTGTACGCGATCTTCGCCGCGGGCTCGGTGGCAGGGCTTTCCGAGGTGTGGGGCGACGTGATGCGCGCGGCCGGCGCGATGGAGCGCATCGGCGAACTGTTCGCCGAGCACGCCGAGATCGCCAGTCCCGCGCAGCCGCAGGCGCTGCCGCGCCCGGTGAGCGGCGCGCTCTCCTTCGAGCACGTGCGCTTCCACTACCCCACCCGCCCCGACGCGCCGGCGCTGCACGACTTCAACCTCGACATCCGGCCCGGCGAGACGGTGGCCCTGGTCGGCCCCTCCGGCGCGGGCAAGAGCACGGTGCTGGCGCTGCTGCTGCGCTTCTACGATCCGCAGTCCGGCCGCATCACGTTCGATGGCGTGGATCTCACCGCACTGGCGCTGCCCGAGCTGCGCGGCGCGATCGCGCTGGTGCCGCAGGAGACCGCGATCTTCGCCGGCAGCGCCGCCGACAACATCCGCTTCGGCCGCCAGGACGCCGGCGACGACGAGGTGACCGAGGCCGCCCGCGCCGCCGAGGCGCACGACTTCATCCGCGCCCTGCCCGAAGGCTACGCGGCGGAACTCGGCGAACGCGGCGTGCGCCTCTCGGGTGGCCAGCGCCAGCGCATCGCGATCGCCCGCGCGATCCTGCGCGACGCGCCGCTGCTGCTGCTCGACGAAGCCACCTCGGCGCTGGACGCGCAATCCGAGGCCGCGATCCAGCAGGCGCTGGCGCGGCTGGAACAGGGCCGCACCACCCTGGTCATTGCCCACCGCCTCGCCACCGTGCAGCGCGCCGACCGCATCGTGGTGCTGGATGGCGGCCGCATCGTGGCGCAGGGCACGCACGAGAGCCTGCTGGCCGAGGGCGGGCTGTATGCGGAGCTGGCGCGGTTGCAGTTCGTGGCGTGA